A window from Purpureocillium takamizusanense chromosome 3, complete sequence encodes these proteins:
- a CDS encoding uncharacterized protein (COG:E~COG:Q~EggNog:ENOG503NXTA) has translation MCALEDRRRLRIGVDVGGTNTDGVILDPEASSSPDKGILAWHKAPTTANPSVGINNAIMAMFESADIKPEHVASVTIGTTHFVNAVVERDASRLSPVAVIRLCGPFSKHAPPCVDWPDDMRNLILAHSALLKGGLEVDGTLISDIDETEIKTECATIREKGIRSIVVNGVFSPIDTIERQEERAADIIRAELPGCDVVCSKDIANLGFLERENASILNASILSFARKTIKSFQEPVKSLGLDCPVFVTQNDGTVLSGETAARLPIRTFSSGPTNSMRGAAFLARGELSEAIMVVDIGGTTTDVGLLQANGFPRQQAAYSELAGIRMNFSCPDVKSIGLGGGSIVRTDNGLAVGPDSVGYKLPEDALVFGGKILTATDCTVLSDPSLDIGNAKLVQGALPQDQLSVFRDTVRAKLEKIIDRMKTSPGNVPVLLVGGGAIIAPDELTGASRVLKPRWSQVANAIGAAIARVSAVVDIVKSTENKSTSELLEEISQQAIEKTIAAGALPSSVEVVEQDTLPLQYIAHKTRFIVRAAGDFDLSQTGIVAAPSDGPSYDAQDMNEYGRQSRNRQPKQSTRPGTEIDIAAYRPKVTDRVWYISETDLDWITIGCYILGTGGGGSPYSHMVRLRSDLRRGAIVRVVNPHDLKDDDQVGCGGGVGSPTVGIEKLAADELMEAQTELYKICNRPATHIIAIEIGGGNGLQGMQLGASNYMNVPAVDGDWMGRAYPTKWQTTPVVFNERSPIWSPIAMSDGNGNVVLMPKASSDLQVERILRAALSQMGSHTGCAESPVSGAETKRWVVEHTISQAWRIGRGVARARKENRVDNVAETIIEECGGKSAGKVLWKGKIVGIERRLRGGYVYGECVIEGANVRDEGDVVPDNNQAAETAFRGTIKIPFKNENIAALRVRDDGAEERQEDVLAIVPDLITVIDAQSGEAIGTPEYRYGLFVIVLGLAASDKWTGSERGIKIGGPQGFGFDHLTYTPLGKFVKPQSVIDEFDRGPGAV, from the exons ATGTGTGCTCTCGAGGACAGGAGACGTCTTCGTATAggtgtcgatgtcggcggcaCCAACACGGACGGCGTCATTCTCGATCCAGaggcatcgtcgtctccggACAAGGGCATCCTCGCATGGCACAAGGCCCCGACGACCGCGAATCCCAGCGTCGGCATCAACAAtgccatcatggccatgttTGAGTCGGCTGACATCAAGCCGGAGCACGTCGCCAGCGTGACCATCGGCACGACGCACTTTgtcaacgccgtcgtcgagaggGACGCGTCCCGCCTGTCTCCCGTAGCCGTCATACGCCTCTGCGGTCCGTTTTCCAAGCATGCGCCTCCGTGTGTGGACTGGCCAGACGATATGAGGAATCTGATCTTGGCCCATTCCGCTCTGCTCAAGGGTGGCTTGGAGGTAGATGGCACGCTCATCTCAGACATTGACGAGACGGAGATCAAGACAGAATGTGCCACGATTCGAGAAAAGGGTATCCGGAGCATCGTTGTGAACGGCGTCTTTAGCCCTATTGATACGATTGAGCGTCaggaggagcgggcggcggacatCATCAGAGCCGAGCTCCCCGGCTGTGACGTGGTCTGCTCCAAGGACATCGCGAACCTCGGCTTCCTTGAGCGCGAGAATGCATCAATCCTCAACGCCTCCATTCTCTCTTTTGCGAGAAAGACCATCAAGTCCTTCCAGGAACCGGTCAAAAGTCTGGGCTTGGATTGCCCTGTATTCGTGACGCAAAATGATGGAACGGTGCTTTCGGGAGAGACGGCCGCACGTCTTCCCATTCGGACCTTCTCGAGCGGCCCGACAAACAGCATGAGGGGTGCGGCATTCTTGGCCCGGGGCGAGCTGTCCGAAGCCATCATGGTGGTGGATATCGGCGGCACAACGACggacgtcggcctcctccaggCCAATGGGTTCCCACGGCAACAGGCTGCGTACAGCGAGCTTGCGGGCATTCGTATGAACTTTTCATGTCCCGACGTCAAGAGCATCGGCCTGGGCGGAGGTTCTATCGTCAGAACTGACaatggcctcgccgtcggacCGGACAGCGTGGGCTATAAGCTGCCCGAGGATGCACTCGTGTTTGGAGGAAAGATCCTCACTGCTACGGACTGTACCGTCCTCTCCGACCCCAGCTTGGATATTGGAAACGCGAAGCTCGTGCAAGGGGCTCTGCCGCAGGACCAGCTCAGCGTGTTCAGGGATACTGTCCGAGCCAAGCTCGAAAAGATCATCGACAGGATGAAGACGTCGCCAGGAAACGTGCCTGTGCTCCTGGTTGGAGGGGGTGCTATCATTGCTCCAGACGAGCTCACCGGCGCCAGCAGAGTACTAAAGCCTAGATGGTCCCAGGTCGCCAACGCCATTGGGGCCGCCATTGCCAGGGTCAGCGCCGTTGTCGACATTGTCAAGTCTACGGAGAATAAGTCTACgagcgagctgctcgaggaaATAAGCCAGCAAGCTATAGAAAAGACCATTGCCGCTGGCGCATTGCCGTCCTCGGTCGAGGTTGTTGAGCAGGATACACTTCCGTTACAG TATATCGCCCACAAGACTAGATTTATAGTTCGCGCAGCCGGTGATTTCGATCTGTCACAGACCGGGATTGTCGCTGCGCCGTCAGACGGCCCGTCCTATGACGCCCAGGACATGAACGAATATGGCAGACAGTCAAGAAATCGACAACCGAAACAGAGCACAAGACCAGGTACAGAAATAGACATTGCAGCATACAGGCCCAAAGTCACGGACCGTGTGTGGTACATATCCGAAACTGACCTCGATTGGATCACCATCGGTTGCTACATCCTCGGCactggaggaggcggatCGCCTTATTCTCACATGGTGCGGCTTCGGTCTGACCTTCGCAGAGGCGCTATTGTCCGCGTCGTGAACCCTCACGATTTGAAGGACGATGACCAAGTCGgatgtggcggcggcgtcggcagcccaACGGTAGGTATAGAAAAGCtcgccgcggacgagctgATGGAGGCACAGACGGAGCTATACAAGATTTGCAATCGCCCGGCAACGCACATAATTGCCATCGAAAtaggcggcggcaacggcctCCAGGGCATGCAACTTGGGGCGAGCAACTACATGAATGTCccggccgtcgacggagaCTGGATGGGGCGCGCATACCCGACCAAGTGGCAGACCACGCCCGTCGTGTTCAACGAGCGAAGCCCAATTTGGTCCCCGATTGCCATGTCCGATGGCAACGGCAACGTGGTGTTGATGCCAAAGGCCAGCTCCGACCTGCAGGTAGAGCGAATCCTGCGCGCCGCACTCAGCCAGATGGGCTCGCACACAGGCTGCGCCGAGTCTCCCGTTTCGGGAGCAGAGACGAAACGATGGGTTGTCGAGCACACGATATCGCAGGCGTGGAGgatcggccgcggcgtcgcccgcgcacGCAAGGAAAACCGCGTCGACAACGTGGCGGAGACGATTATCGAGGAgtgcggcggcaagagcGCAGGCAAGGTTCTCTGGAAGGGCAAGATTGTCGGCATCGAGCGTCGGCTTAGAGGCGGCTACGTCTACGGCGAGTGCGTCATCGAGGGCGCCAACGTCcgcgacgaaggcgacgtCGTGCCTGACAATAACCAGGCGGCCGAGACTGCGTTTCGAGGCACCATCAAGATCCCGTTCAAGAACGAGAACATCGCCGCACTCCGGGtacgcgacgacggggcggagGAGAGGCAAGAAGATGTGCTGGCCATCGTGCCGGACCTCATCACCGTCATCGACGCCCAGAGTGGCGAGGCTATCGGGACTCCAGAATATCGCTACGGGCTGTTTGTCATCGTGCTCGGGCTGGCTGCGAGCGACAAATGGACCGGCAGCGAACGAGGCATCAAGATAGGGGGGCCGCAGGGCTTTGGCTTCGACCATCTTACCTATACCCCGTTAGGGAAGTTTGTTAAGCCGCAGAGCGTGATCGATGAGTTTGATCGAGGGCCAGGAGCGGTCTGA
- the UBP2 gene encoding Ubiquitinyl hydrolase 1 (BUSCO:EOG092604S1~EggNog:ENOG503NVJH~COG:O~MEROPS:MER0014645) produces the protein MTARYDLRGQDQDTGSYAALPGTAQTEFVQHNMTPMKSRLTPGKEVGGCHPSRWVYELTNNDFTFCDLFNRARSAGLETPYAWDHPHKLVINGNQSFATSSTRVLSAICLDCHFHFVFKMVWDIAHVDSLCHSSQSRWPLRDNDFPWHHLTWAGSSSDVEVTSDHNKYQPLLAREYFVCSAPPCTFQMTLEISMPRMGTWWLKLLMDRGAVREQLRVAKEHEPSRYEGATDEWATQAPLNLNTYLKNLLESTPEDVRSISKRNKRFAVLFGPRCFSIFRHLEFTEQVVERDGMDEGSFTPIAPAPSGGPSGTTEIGTYRAYLEDVRAEVQCLIHKAGQAAEKPTYCAPVLHQDLQCAEVPNVQGSALVNLDRYRLLGILPGQSREVIVNAYKRQWELLSSRRRALVDGLTAVANDTGDEMLSDYAMTQSSVFESQLQRQGTSDEDGVLTQALEFLGLQPPNNYSADSIIEAFRQKLAKDPAEAVNARSMLMIIARASNDDMYQASLLMESDAKMSLDTARAILGLGTSDVPWQTAAEAAKKKLEDSKSSEEKEVLLDALEAVADHTNSPTLKQAVLEMRNSSGIMNYGGSSKEPADLSLPVGLHNIGNTCYLNSLLQYLFTVKPIRDVVLNYDQLRLDLTDESIKSRLLGGNKMQMDRGEAVVAQACELQRARSCFDCLHVLVAQELATLFQNLQSSDQAATRPSQRLANAVLLSTHTLLHSDKSTTKTEVGTQPPPLPARPSPAAPASKASDVDMVTCTVKAVPDATETASISSSRTLVDQEDARSDRSFERVQPVAAAEESRHAGDTVAVTVSEDVHMVDDSEQAEEQPRQVSQQDGDTPAPNSDIVMVDASEPETVDQKVLNALEHQSRSSGTDQQDVEEVMGSIINRLQAAIRPSSIDAKTGIQLEKIMETFFVTTVNYTKKFDDKSYQHEISFDRSITAFPAPDGPCSLYDALGRNFDQQILEESKLSRYTAIKTLPPVLHVLIQRTQSTGRKNGNPVVIPETLYLDRYMDAPHDSPTFRRRVEDWAITDRIADLRTQIEGIDANPTYLNFLNSIVNGEDAVKGDAVSEKENIKEDVHVAKPEETWDFDGPVEDGFLLVSPTNAHSTEPPAATAQKEQVAPFDARATDGALRQMMESELAHLEKMLAKRLDSMRSIPYRLHAVICHRGQLMSGHYWVWICDFEERVWRFYNDESVQENRDTADVLHKLSTSGEPYYLCYVRDQDKEEYVDVPKRHVQTPTSVEEDTPQSGLAATDRDGDVDINGAEKALEQEDGEIERPTSPKYRIE, from the exons ATGACTGCTCGATATGATTTGCGGGGGCAGGACCAGGACACGGGCTCCtacgccgccctgcccggcACCGCGCAGACCGAGTTCGTTCAACATAACATGACGCCGATGAAGTCTCGCCTCACCCCCGGCAAGGAAGTTGGCG GCTGCCACCCGAGCCGTTGGGTATACGAGCTCACCAACAACGACTTTACCTTCTGCGACCTTTTCAATAGAGCTAGAAGTGCCGGTTTGGAGACCCCCTATGCGTGGGATCACCCCCACAAGCTCGTCATAAACGGAAACCAGAGCTTCGCTACATCGTCGACGCGAGTCTTGTCGGCCATCTGCCTAGATTGCCATTTCCATTTCGTCTTCAAGATGGTTTGGGACATTGCCCACGTCGACTCACTGTGCCACAGCTCCCAGTCACGATGGCCTCTGCGAGATAACGACTTCCCCTGGCACCATCTCACGTGGGCTGGCTCTTCCTCGGACGTCGAGGTCACGAGCGATCACAACAAGTACCAACCCCTCCTTGCGCGCGAGTACTTTGTGTGCTCAGCTCCGCCGTGCACCTTCCAGATGACGCTGGAGATCTCGATGCCTCGCATGGGCACATGGTGGTTGAAACTCTTGATGGATCGCGGCGCTGTCCGTGAGCAGCTAAGGGTGGCGAAAGAGCATGAACCAAGCCGTTACGAGGGCGCTACAGACGAGTGGGCGACCCAGGCACCGTTGAATCTTAACACGTACCTCAAGAACCTACTCGAGTCGACTCCAGAGGATGTCAGAAGCATTTCGAAGCGCAATAAGAGATTCGCAGTGCTTTTTGGACCCCGCTGCTTCTCCATTTTCCGACACCTGGAGTTCACGGAGCAGGTGGTAGAGCGCGACGGGATGGACGAAGGCTCGTTCACGCCCATagcgccggcaccgtcaGGCGGACCTTCTGGGACGACGGAAATCGGCACGTACCGCGCGTACCTGGAGGACGTCAGAGCCGAGGTGCAGTGCCTCATTCATAAGGCGGGACAGGCTGCTGAGAAGCCGACGTACTGCGCGCCTGTGCTGCACCAGGACCTTCAGTGCGCCGAGGTACCCAACGTCCAGGGCAGCGCCTTGGTCAACTTGGATCGTTACAGGCTGCTGGGCATCCTGCCGGGCCAGTCCCGCGAGGTGATTGTCAACGCCTACAAGCGCCAGTGGGAGCTGTTatccagccgccgccgcgctctgGTGGATGGCCTGACGGCGGTGGCCAACGACACGGGTGACGAGATGCTCTCAGACTACGCCATGACTCAGTCGTCTGTGTTCGAGAGCCAGCTGCAGCGACAGGgcacgagcgacgaggacggcgtaCTTACGCAAGCGCTCGAAttcctcggcctgcagccgcCGAACAACTACTCGGCCGACTCCATCATCGAAGCTTTCCGGCAGAAACTTGCCAAAGACCCCGCAGAGGCTGTCAACGCGCGATCCATGTTGATGATCATCGCACGCGCGTCCAACGACGACATGTACCAAGCGTCATTGCTTATGGAGTCTGACGCAAAAATGTCGCTCGACACCGCCCGGGCGATCCTGGGCTTGGGCACCTCGGACGTACCGTGGCAGACAGCTGCTGAAGCGGCCAAGAAAAAG CTGGAAGACAGCAAGAGTTcagaggagaaggaggtattgctcgacgccctggagGCGGTTGCAGACCATACCAACTCTCCGACCTTGAAACAGGCAGTCCTGGAAATGCGCAACTCGAGCGGCATCATGAACTACGGCGGCTCGTCGAAAGAGCCCGCCGACCTGTCCCTGCCTGTCGGCCTCCACAACATTGGAAACACTTGCTACCTCAACAGTCTTTTGCAATACCTCTTTACCGTCAAGCCCATACGGGATGTGGTGCTCAACTACGACCAGTTACGGCTTGACCTGACGGATGAGAGCATCAAGTCTCGTCTGCTTGGCGGAAACAAGATGCAGATGGACCGCGGGGAGGCAGTCGTCGCCCAAGCTTGTGAGTTGCAGAGAGCTCGGTCGTGCTTCGATTGCTTACATGTTCTAGTCGCGCAGGAGCTCGCCACTTTATTCCAGAATCTACAATCCTCGGACCAGGCTGCCACGCGGCCGTCTCAACGCCTTGCCAACGCGGTGCTCCTGTCGACGCACACCTTGCTGCACAGCGACAAATCTACCACGAAGACAGAGGTTGGAACTCAGCCGCCACCTCTCCCCGCTCGCCCCTCGCCGGCTGCTCCCGCCAGCAAGGCATCTGATGTCGACATGGTCACTTGCACGGTCAAGGCCGTGCCAGACGCGACGGAAACGGCTAGCATCTCGAGTTCACGAACGTTGGTCGATCAAGAAGATGCCCGATCAGACCGTTCCTTTGAGAGGGTGCAGCCggtagccgccgccgaggaaaGCAGGCATGCTGGTGATACCGTCGCGGTTACAGTGAGTGAGGACGTTCATATGGTCGACGACAGCGAacaggccgaggagcagccaCGTCAAGTTTCGCAACAGGATGGCGATACTCCTGCTCCAAACAGCGACATCGTCATGGTCGATGCCAGCGAGCCCGAGACGGTCGATCAAAAGGTTCTCAACGCCTTGGAGCATCAGTCGCGATCATCCGGCACCGACCAGCAGGACGTTGAGGAGGTCATGGGCAGCATCATCAACCGGCTTCAAGCAGCCATCCGACCCAGCTCGATAGATGCAAAGACGGGCATCCAGCTGGAGAAGATTATGGAGACATTTTTCGTCACCACGGTCAACTATACCAAGAAGTTTGACGACAAGTCTTACCAGCACGAAATTAGCTTCGACCGATCCATCACCGCTTTCCCGGCCCCCGACGGCCCGTGTTCGTTGTACGATGCCCTGGGCCGCAACTTTGACCAGCAGATCCTTGAGGAGAGCAAGCTGTCACGATATACCGCCATCAAGACGCTGCCGCCTGTGCTGCACGTGCTGATACAACGAACGCAGTCGACGGGTAGAAAAAACGGGAACCCCGTCGTGATTCCCGAAACCCTCTATCTGGATCGCTACATGGATGCACCGCACGACTCGCCCACGTTTCGGCGTAGGGTTGAGGACTGGGCCATCACGGATCGCATCGCGGATTTGAGGACGCAAATCGAGGGTATTGATGCCAACCCGACATACCTAAACTTTCTAAACAGCATTGTCAACGGAGAAGATGCGGTGAAAGGAGATGCCGTATCAGAGAAAGAGAACATCAAGGAGGACGTGCACGTCGCCAAACCCGAGGAGACGTGGGACTTTGACGGCCCGGTCGAGGATGGCTTCCTCCTCGTGTCGCCCACCAACGCCCACAGTACCGAGCCGCCTGCAGCAACGGCCCAGAAAGAGCAGGTCGCTCCATTCGACGCCCGAGCAACAGACGGCGCCTTGCGGCAGATGATGGAGTCGGAGCTGGCACACCTTGAAAAGATGTTGGCCAAGAGGCTGGACAGCATGCGAAGCATTCCGTATCGCCTGCATGCCGTCATCTGTCATCGGGGCCAGCTCATGTCCGGACACTACTGGGTGTGGATCTGCGACTTTGAGGAGCGTGTGTGGCGGTTCTACAATGACGAGTCTGTCCAGGAAAACAGGGACACGGCCGACGTGCTGCATAAGCTGAGCACGAGCGGCGAGCCCTACTACCTCTGCTACGTCCGCGACCAAGACAAGGAAGAATACGTCGACGTGCCCAAACGACACGTGCAGACGCCCACATCGGTCGAGGAAGACACACCTCAGTCCGGGCTGGCGGCCACCGACAGAGACGGCGATGTGGACATTAACGGCGCGGAAAAGGCGCTTGAgcaagaagacggcgagatTGAGCGTCCGACGTCGCCAAAGTACAGGATCGAGTAA
- a CDS encoding Methylglutaconyl-CoA hydratase (COG:I~EggNog:ENOG503NWFN): MAAAASPRAALLLLSPSRSRAAATRSLFLLRRSYSASTSSSSSTEPLIRVTNLPAAGSGHIRVLELNRPSARNAISKALLASLRAEVDDIHAQYDAASGRELKHGGGDAQQLGPTRALVLASAVDNCFCAGADLKERRGFTPQETADFLTNLNATFTSLADLPVPSISAISSLALGGGLELALATHFRVLTSNATVGLPETRLAILPGAGGTYRLPAVVGLARARDLVLTGRRVAAPEAYFIGIADRLVEVVPPEDERDAAGAAAPDAGAKILQVARRAALSEAVRLAQEICEGGPVAVRAALQAVAWARPEKEAEMYQRVVDTEDRNEALKAFQEKRKPVFKGR, translated from the exons atggccgccgccgcgtccccccgcgccgcgctcctcctcctctccccctcccgctcccgcgccgccgccacgcgctccctcttcctcctccgccgctcCTACTCCGCCTCtacttcctcctcctcctccacggAGCCGCTCATCCGCGTCACCaacctccccgccgccggctccggccacatccgcgtcctcgagctcaacCGCCCCTCGGCCCGCAACGCCATCTccaaggccctgctcgcctccctgcgcgccgaggttGACGACATCCATGCCCAgtacgacgccgcctccgggcGCGAACTGaaacacggcggcggtgacgcgcAGCAGTTGGGTCCCacgcgcgccctcgtcctcgccagcgccgtcgacaatTGCTTCTGCGCTGGCGCGGACCTCAAGGAGCGCCGGGGCTTTACGCCGCAAGA GACCGCCGACTTCCTCACCAACCTCAACGCCACCTTCacctccctcgccgacctccccgtcccctccatctccgccatctcctccctcgccctcggcggcggcctcgagctcgccctcgccacgcACTTCCGCGTCCTCACCTCCAACGCCACCGTCGGCCTCCCCGAGAcccgcctcgccatcctccccggcgccggcggcacctaccgcctccccgccgtcgtaggcctcgcccgcgcccgcgacctcgtcctcaccggccgccgcgtcgccgccccagaGGCCTACTTCATCGGCATCGcggaccgcctcgtcgaggttgtgccccccgaggacgagcgggacgccgccggggccgcggccCCCGACGCGGGTGCCAAGATCCTCCAGGTCGCGCGCAGGGCCGCTCTGTCCGAGGCcgtgcgcctcgcccagGAGATTTGCGAGGgcgggcccgtcgccgtcagggctgccctgcaggccgtcgcgTGGGCGCGCCCcgagaaggaggccgagatgTACCAGCGCGTTGTCGACACCGAGGACCGGaacgaggccctcaaggccTTCCAGGAGAAGCGGAAGCCCGTCTTCAAGGGTAGGTAG
- a CDS encoding uncharacterized protein (SECRETED:SignalP(1-19~SECRETED:cutsite=SSA-AK~SECRETED:prob=0.4118)~EggNog:ENOG503NZQD~COG:S), which produces MQFSVVHAVTLLPLVGSSAAKTITVTAAPAIPSDEPQFKTTHLFTSAILNSTNVYRAQHNASAVSWNDTLADFASDYLSSSSSSSSSSSASSDADSSSGDGGCRQFAHSGGPYGENLAMGYPNATASVAAWGDERERYDFGEQGFGEATGHFTQLVWRNTTAVGCGRRLCGEKGWFLVCEYWPRGNVVGEFDDEVGRRVEGAAAAGGRRPGVVRVMGFVAGVTVCVVGW; this is translated from the coding sequence ATGCAGTTTTCGGTTGTCCACGCCGTTACCCTGCTCCCCCTCGTCGGCTCCTCCGCGGCCAAGaccatcaccgtcaccgccgcgcccgccatccccTCCGACGAGCCGCAGTTCAAGACGACGCACCTCTTCACCTCGGCCATCCTCAACAGCACAAACGTTTACCGCGCGCAGCAcaacgccagcgccgtctcgtGGAACGACACCCTCGCAGACTTTGCCTCCGACTACCtatcttcttcttcttcttcttcatcctcttcatcggcatcatcaGACGCAGACTCATCcagcggcgatggtggctgTCGCCAGTTTGCGCACTCGGGGGGGCCGTACGGCGAGAACCTCGCCATGGGGTACCCCaacgcgacggcgagcgtcgcggcgtggggcgacgagcgcgagagGTACGACTTTGGCGAGCAGGGGTTcggcgaggcgacgggaCACTTCACGCAGCTGGTGTGGAGGAACACGACGGCCGTGGGGTGCGGGCGCAGGCTGTGCGGCGAGAAGGGGTGGTTTCTCGTTTGTGAGTACTGGCCGCGCGGgaacgtcgtcggcgagttTGACGATGaggtggggaggagggtggagggtgcggcggcggcgggggggaggaggccgggGGTGGTGAGGGTGATGGGTTTCGTGGCGGGCGTGACGGTGTGTGTGGTGGGTTGGTGA
- a CDS encoding uncharacterized protein (TransMembrane:3 (o523-541i548-570o576-595i)~EggNog:ENOG503P5G0), which produces MSSNVDQAGPDAVPLPAEGRQTPEQSPAPDEHVTHTEANTSEVDTAAPEGAGAAADTHPDEEAPASQDENPGAGGVPISPSLSPWPPSGERDPAQGSAVEDVPEESDGLTGQADPSSSPPTSSWVSTLTPTTSQGGRRPAKGGAANSAPIKHTTNGRGDIPSFRRRDDEQSAIFHAPRPRRRPSALDYLVADSPTGIPRAALETKYRRLEMLAHDTPASTKSAPAPSVFHGRSESLPPADPPLQDYGQTFSPHGEPPTPPGVYRQPVQGLPPVFGSPTMTHGTTAMPDGPLQHARPNMLQPSYSSEKTPMSGYELLAAKLVGGLGGPPVTPIYRRFEALNHRLLLYLQADLTDLEAELRSLDRKDTVDRGCGLIPASRRHERWSNTAVSQQRTEILGQIGYKLSQYNKLITSFRRVQDLPGATLDEAQSYRSWLSRSRLIVEDETKFLDLGEDLVCLTRDGDAGDECAPNDGVTPMPRTADEVAFPPAAERKPPVSDTGSFVCDAKSDREPLQEVIRSSVTQLVLSMFVALFVPIATFTVIPTFAGRVVVVALTGTTVATVAGQSVAPLLDVAVSDWVLCGGIYCGAMMLAAAALG; this is translated from the exons ATGTCAAGCAACGTCGACCAGGCTGGGCCAGACGCTGTGCCATTGCCAGCGGAAGGGAGGCAAACCCCCGAGCAGTCCCCAGCACCGGATGAGCACGTTACCCACACGGAGGCAAACACAAGTGAAGTCGacaccgccgcgcccgagggcgctggagctgcagccgATACGCATCCAGATGAGGAGGCACCGGCCAGCCAGGACGAGAATCCTGGAGCAGGAGGCGTCCCCATATCGCCCAGTTTgtctccatggccgccgtctggcGAGCGAGACCCGGCCCAGGGGTCGGCTGTCGAGGACGTTCCCGAGGAGAGTGACGGCTTGACAGGTCAGGCCGATccatcgtcttcgccgcctaCATCGTCCTGGGTATCGACCCTCACGCCAACGACGTCACAAGGCGGCAGACGACCAGCCAAAGGCGGTGCCGCCAACTCGGCACCAATCAAGCATACAACGaacggccgcggcgacatTCCGAGCTTCAGACGcagggacgacgagcagAGCGCCATCTTCCatgctcctcgcccgcgccgacgaccgagTGCGCTCGACTACCTCGTTGCCGACTCGCCGACGGGCATACCGAGGGCGGCTCTCGAGACCAAGTATCGCAGACTCGAGATGTTGGCACATGACACGCCGGCATCAACCAAGAGCGCCCCCGCGCCGTCTGTCTTTCACGGACGCAGTGAAAGCCTGCCACCGGCAGACCCGCCTTTGCAGGACTATGGACAGACTTTCTCGCCTCACGGAGAGCCTCCAACACCCCCAGGAGTGTATCGCCAGCCCGTGCAGGGACTCCCTCCCGTGTTCGGGTCGCCAACCATGACGCACGGAACGACCGCCATGCCAGATGGCCCGCTGCAGCATGCACGGCCCAACATGCTCCAGCCAAGTTACAGCAGCGAAAAGACTCCCATGAGCGGCTACGAGCTCCTTGCGGCCAAGCTTGTcgggggcctcggcgggccgccggTGACGCCCATTTACCGCCGGTTCGAGGCGCTCAACCACCGGCTGTTGCTGTACCTGCAAGCCGACCTGACCGatctcgaggccgagctgcgctCCCTCGACAGAAAGGATACCGTGGACCGCGGGTGCGGGCTCATCCCCGCGTCGCGCCGACACGAGCGCTGGTCCAACACGGCTGTGTCGCAGCAGAGGACGGAGATTCTTGGCCAGATTGGGTACAAGCTGAGCCAGTATA ACAAGCTCATCACGTCTTTCCGGCGCGTGCAGGACCTTCCCGGCGCTacgctggacgaggcgcagaGCTACAGATCCTGGCTGAGCCGCAGCAGGCTGattgtcgaggacgagaccAAGTttctcgacctcggcgaggacctcgtgTGCTTGACACgagacggcgatgccgggGACGAGTGCGCGCCAAACGACGGCGTGACGCCCATGCCTCGAacggcggacgaggtcgcctttccgcccgccgccgagcgcaagCCTCCCGTGTCCGACACGGGCAGCTTCGTCTGCGACGCCAAGAGCGATCGGGAACCTCTGCAGGAGGTGATACGATCAAGCGTGACGCAGCTCGTGCTGTCCATGTTCGTGGCGCTCTTCGTGCCCATCGCCACCTTCACCGTGATACCCACGTTCGccgggcgcgtcgtcgtcgtggccctgACGGGGACGACGGTCGCGACGGTGGCAGGGCAgtcggtggcgccgctgctggacgTAGCGGTGTCGGACTGGGTGCTTTGTGGCGGCATCTATTGCGGTGCCATGAtgctggcagcggcggcgttgggatga